The proteins below come from a single Zea mays cultivar B73 chromosome 8, Zm-B73-REFERENCE-NAM-5.0, whole genome shotgun sequence genomic window:
- the LOC100216893 gene encoding ALFIN-like transcription factor, with protein MDASYRRAGTGSGSAPRSVEDIYKDYRSRRSAILRALTHDVEEFYALCDPEKENLCLYGYANEAWEVALPAEEVPTELPEPALGINFARDGMNRGDWLALVAVHSDSWLVSVAFYYAARLNRSDRKRLFGMMNDLPTVFEVVSSGVKQSKERDRSGTDNGGRNKLSVKQTSEPRLENNAREPDEGYDEDDSNHSETLCGTCGGIYSADEFWIGCDVCEKWYHGKCVKITPAKAESIKQYKCPSCCNSKRPRPI; from the exons ATGGACGCCTCCTACCGCCGCGCCggcaccgggagcggctccgCTCCCCGCTCCGTCGAGGACATCTACAAGGACTACCGCTCCCGCCGCTCCGCCATCCTCCGCGCCCTCACCCACG ACGTTGAGGAGTTCTACGCGCTGTGCGATCCAG AGAAGGAGAACCTGTGCCTGTACGGCTACGCGAACGAAGCGTGGGAGGTAGCGCTGCCGGCGGAGGAGGTGCCCACGGAGCTTCCGGAGCCGGCGCTCGGGATCAACTTCGCGCGCGACGGGATGAACCGTGGCGACTGGCTCGCGCTCGTCGCCGTACACTCTGACTCGTGGCTCGTCTCCGTCGCATTCTACTACGCCGCGCGGCTCAACCGCAGTGATCG GAAGCGTTTGTTCGGCATGATGAATGATCTGCCAACTGTTTTTGAAGTCGTCTCCAGTGGTGTGAAGCAATCAAAAGAGAGGGATAGATCCGGTACTGACAATGGTGGTAGAAATAAACTGTCGGTAAAG CAAACAAGCGAGCCACGATTAGAAAATAACGCCAGGGAGCCTGATGAGGGCTACGATGAAGATGACAGCAACCACAGCGAAACCTTGTGCGGGACATGTGGTGGAATATACAGCGCTGATGAGTTCTGGATCGGGTGCGACGTGTGCGAGAAGTGGTACCATGGCAAGTGCGTGAAGATCACACCTGCAAAGGCGGAGAGCATAAAGCAGTACAAGTGCCCAAGCTGCTGCAATTCAAAAAGACCTAGGCCGATTTAG